The following nucleotide sequence is from Allocatelliglobosispora scoriae.
CGCGCGCAGCCTACGAACCTGCGGCGCCGCTATCCTGTCGGGATACACCGGGCATTTCGACGCCCTGCAGGAATACACCAAGGAACGCGCTCGCCAGGTGACGATCGCTCGCTACGGGGCGGAGTACGCCAGAACCCTCGGGTGGTGACCTCGCTGAGCACCGTGCCGTGCGCGATGATCCGTCGCAGCGGCCACGAGCGTGGTCCTCGGCGACCTCGCGCCGACCCGCAGCGACGACCTCGCTTCGGTGGACGCCCCTACTCGTGAAGCAGGCGGGGATGTGTGCCAGGCGAAGGGCACTGGGCCCGCTGCCGGCACGAGCACCCCGCGGCCACCGAGGTGTGAAGCGGCATCACCGCGATGCCCGCGGCGGCATAGCGCAACGCTAACCACCAAACCCTTATCCATGACCGATTCCACCGCCCTCCTCCCACCGAATTCTTGCCTCGGCGGGGCCGGAGCGGAACCCAAATACGACATGTGTCCGTGGCGGCCCTACTACTCCTTGCGGACGTGGTAGCGCAGATGGGTGACCTCCGTACCCTGGACCACGGTGAAGGGCCCCGCGAGCTGTGCGGGGACGGCGCCGAGGCCGGCGAAGAGCGGCGTACCCGAGCCCAGCAGGACCGGGGCCAGATCGATGCCGACCTCGTCGAGCAGCCAGGCCTCCAGGCACTGTCGGGCGATCTGACCGCCGTTGAACACTACGTTCTTCTCACCGGCGATCTGCCTGGCTTTGGCGACGGCCGCTTCGATGCCGTCGGTGACGAACACGAAGTCGTCATCGTCGTCGGGCCGGTCGACGGGGCGCTGGTGGGTGAGGACTACGGTCGTGACGTCCAGCGGGTGGTGGCCGCCCCAGGCGTTGGTGAGGTCGTAGAGGTGCCGGCCGACCACCAGGCAGCCGATCGAGGCGTACTCCCTGGTGACCAGTTCGGCGCTGGCGGCCGAGACGTGGCTCGGCGGGACGGTGGGGCTCGCCGACGGCAGCTCGACTCCGCCGTTGCCGTACCACTGGAACAGCAGGTCGAATCCGCTTTCGTTCGGTCCGGCAATGTAGCCGTCCAGCGACATGGTGGCGCCGGTGATGACCTTGCCCATGATGTTCCCTTCGCTCGGACTTGCTTACCTGTGCGTCGAACGCAGAGCCGCCGGTTCGACAGAAGCCCTGCAGGATTCTTCCACCGTCGTGCGAGGGTAGGGCGGCAATCGCGATCATGGCCCACGTCGCTCACAGCAGGCGGCGGACGCATCTTCCCCGCCGTGAAGTGACCGATCCCTGACAGAGTGTCAACAGCCCTGGTGACAAGCGTTCGCCGTGACCGTACGATCGTGGGTTCGGTCGGCGGCGGGGAGGTATGCGTGGAGTTCGACGATCTGGAGGCACTCCACCGCAACAGTGCGGCGTGGCGGCTCCTGCGCGCAGACAACGCGCCCATGATCTTGTCGTTCCTCGCCTCGGTGTTCCTGGACACCAATACCGGAGCCGTCGCAGCCCCGGAGATCACCGGCCGCCTCGACGACACGCTGGCCGTGCTCAACGAGCGCCACCCCGTCGCCCGCTACCCGCGTACCGCCAAGGAGTACCTGGACGAGTGGTCCAAACCGGAGGTCGGCTGGCTGCGTCGCTACTACCCGCCCGGCTCCGACGTCGTTCACTTCGATGCCACACCGGCCGTCGTCAAGGCGTTGGGCTGGGCGTCGTCGCTGGTCGCTCAGCCGTTCGTCGGTACCGAGTCCCGGCTCTACATCGCCGTGGACCTGCTGCGGCAGATGGCGTTCGGCGCGGAGGAGGACGCCGAGGCCCGGCTCGGGGAGCTGTACCGGCGGCGCTCCGAGATCGACGCGGAGATCGCCCGGGTCCAGTCCGGCGATATCGCCGTCATGGACCCCGCCGCGCAGCGCGACCGCTACCAGCAGTTCTCCACCACCGCGCGCGGCCTGCTCGTGGACTTCCGCGAGGTCGAGGCGAACTTCCGCGCCCTGGACCGGCAGTTGCGCGAGCGGGTCGCGCTGTGGGACGGGTCGAAGGGCGCCCTGCTCGACGAGGTGCTGGGGGACCGGTCGTCGATCGCGGACTCCGACGAGGGGCGCAGCTTCCACGCCTTCTACGACTTCCTGCTGTCCGAGCGCCGCCAGCGCGAGTTCGCGGAGCTCCTGGCCGCGGTGCAGGCGCTGCCGGCGATCGCCGAAACCGATCCGCGGATGCGCCGCGTGCACTACGACTGGCTCGACGCGGCCGCCCGCACCCAGGCGACGGTGCGGCAGCTGTCGGAACAGCTGCGCCGCTTCCTCGACGACCAGGTGTGGCTGGAGAACCGGCGGGTAATGGACATCCTGCGCAGCATCGAAACCCATGCCCTGCGCCTGCGCGGCCGCAGCGATGTCGATATCGTCACGGCGATCGACGGGGTGGTTCCGGCGATCGCGCTGCCGATGGAGCGGCCTCTGTACCGGCTGCGGGCCAAGGCCGCCCTGGACAGCACGCCGACCGGCACCGGCGGTGCCGACGTCGACGTGTCGGCGCTGTTCGAACAGGTCTACGTCGACCCGGCGCCGCTGCGCGAGCACGTGGTGCGGGCTTTGGCCCGCCGGTCGCAGGTGATGCTGGGCGATCTGCTCGCCGAGCGTCCGGTCGAACGCGGCCTGGCCGAGCTCGTCGCGTACCTGTCGCTGCACGGCCCGGAGTTCGAGATCGTCTTCGACGAGGCCTACCAGGAGCACGTCGAGTGGGTGGACGAGGGCGGGGTCCGGCGGCTGGCGACCCTGCCCAGGGTGACGTTCCTGCGCAGCGCCGAGCTGGCGGCCCGGTGAGCGCCCGCCCGCACGAGACCGCCCCGGACCTCTCGGTGGCGGTGACGCAGCTGATGAAGGGCGTCGTCTACCGCGACACGCACGAGGTGGCGTGGCGGCACCTGCTGGCGCTGCAGCCGCAGGTCCGCGACCACGTCGCGGTGGTCGGGCTGCAGGTCGTCGTCGACGATGCGGAGGGGTACGCGTTCCTGCGCTCGCGGCCTGACAGCGGCGACGGCGACGAGCCCGCGATTCCCCGGCTGATCGCCCGCCGTCAGCTGTCGCTGCACCTGAGCATCCTGCTGGCCCTGCTGCGCAAGCGCCTGGCCGAGTTCGACGCCCGGGCCGCCGACACCCGGCTGGTGCTCACCCGGGCACAGATCATCGACACGGTGACGGTGTTCATGTCGAACACGAAGTCCGACGCCCGCGTCGTCGACCAGATCGATGCCAACATCGCCAAGGCGGTGGATCTGGGTTTCCTGCGCCGGATGGGCGACGCCGAGGGCTCGGTCGAGGTGCGGCGCATCCTCAAGGCGTTCGTCGACGCGCAGTGGCTGTCGGACTTCGACGCCCGGCTGGCCGCGTACGCGCAGGAGTTCGCGGACCCGGACGGAGGCGGCGGGAATGAGTAGCGGCGTCGAGCCGGCAGACCGGCAGCTCGGGTGGCGGCTGCACCGCCTGGAGGTGCGCAACTGGGGGACGTTCGACGAGCGGGTCTGGTCGCTGGCCCTCGACGGCGCCAGCGGCCTGCTGACCGGGGACATCGGGTCGGGCAAGTCGACCCTCGTCGACGCGGTCACCACCCTGCTGCTCCCGGCGCACCGGATCTCCTATAACAAGGCCGCCGGGGCCGAGACCCGCGAGCGCAACCTTCGCTCGTATGTGCTGGGCTTCCATAAGTCCGAGCGCAACGAAGACACCGGGACGTCGCGGCCGGTGGCGCTGCGCAGGGCCAGCACCTTCTCGGTGATCCTGGGGGTGTTCGCGCGGGGCGGGGCCTCGGTGTCGGTGGCGCAGGTGTTCTGGCTGCACGACGGCAACACCGGCCAGCCTGACCGGCTCTACCTGGTGGCTGACCGGCCGCTGGGCATCGAGGCCGACTTCATGGAGTTCGGCACGGACATCGGTGCCCTCCGCAAGCGCCTGCGGGCGGGCGGGGCGCGGGTCCACGACCACTTCCCCGACTACGGCCGCGACTACCGCAAACGCCTGGGCATCGCCTCGGAGCAGGCGATGGAGCTGTTCCACCAGACGGTGTCGATGAAGGCGGTGGAGAACCTCAACGAGTTCGTGCGCAGCCACATGCTCGAGCCGTTCGATTCCGACAGCTGGATCCGGCAGCTCATCGACCACTTCGACGACTTGAGCCGGGCCCATGAGGCGGTCGTCGCGGCTCGCGCCCAGCTGGAGGCGCTGCAACCGCTGCTGCGGCTATGTGCCGACTACGACAAGCACGGCGACCTGGTCGCGCGGGCCGAGCGTCGCCTGGCCGCGCTGCCGTATTTCTGCGCGCAGGGCCGGGCGCAGGCGTGGTCGGGGCTGATCGGCGGCCACCGCCAGGACCTGGAGGCTGCGCAGGCGCGGTTGGGGGAGGTGGCAGCGGAGCTGGTGGCGCTGCGTACGGAGCAGCGGCGGCTCGATCTGGAACGCGCCGGGCACGGCGGGAACCGCCTGGCCGAGATCGACCGCGAGGTCGTCGACGCCGAGCAGTCGCGCCAGGAGCGCCGCCGGTCCTTCGACCGGTACCACACGCTCCTGAAGGAGGTCGAGCTGGCGGCGGTGGGCTCGAGCGAAGCGTTCGCCGCGCGCCGACGGCAGATCGACGACTACGGCCGGGCGGTGGAGGCCGGCCTCGCCGAGAACGCGGCCCGGCAGGGCGATGCGGTTGGTGCTTTGAAGGAGGTAGAGGGCGAGATCAAGGAGGTCAACGCCGACCTGATGAGCCTGCGGGCCAGGCCGACCAACCTCCCGCGGCAGAGCCTGGAGCTACGCGGACGCTTGTGCGCGGAGTTGAAACTGGACGAGGACCTGCTGCCGTTCGTGGGGGAGCTGATCCAGGTACGGCCCGACGCGCTGGAGTGGGAGGGCGCCGCCGAGCGGGTCCTGGGCGGGTTCGCCCTGTCGATGCTGGTGCCGCAGGCGCACTACGGCGCGGTCTCCGACTGGATCGACAGCCGCCACCTGGGCGGCCGGCTGGTGTACTACCGGATCCCGCCCCGGGTCAGCACCGTACCCGCCGTTCCCGCCGACCCGCGGCTACTGCTGGCTAAGCTTGACCTGCGCGAGGGCCCGATGCGGGACTGGCTGTCGGCGGAACTCGGCCGGTGGGCGACCTACGAGTGCGTCGACTCGATGGAGGAGTTCCGGCGGGCCGAGCGCGCGGTCACCCGCGCCGGCCAGGTCAAAGGCGACCGGGGCCGCCATGTGAAGGACGACCGGCGCCGCATCGACGACCGCAGCACCTTCGTGCTCGGGTGGACCAACCAGCAGAAGATCGACCTCCTGCTGGCGCGAGCGGTACGGCTCACCGAGGAGGTGAAGACCGCCCGGGCGGAAGCGGTTCGGCTGGCGGAGGTCGGCCGGCAGCTGGTCGGCCGCAGCAACCAGGTCGCCCGGCTCCAGGAGTACGGCGATTTCACCGCACTGGACTGGCAGTCCATGGTGAACCGGATCAACGACCTGGAAGCCGAACGTGCCGCCCTCGTCGCCAAGGACGGCGAACTGCGACGGCTGTCGGACCGCCTCGACGAGATCGGAGCCAAGATCACCGAGTGCGAACAGGAGAAGAGCCGCTGCGACCGTGCCCGCGGCTCCGCCGGACAGGCCCTGGCGCAGGCCGAGCAGGCCCTCGCCCGGGAACAGGAACTCCTCGCCGATCCTGTGTCCGCCACCGCGCAGGACACCTTCGCCGACCTGGCGGAGCTCACGGACGGCGACCCAGCGACGGTTGAGGACTTCACCCGCCTCGAAACCCACCTGCGCGATCTCCTCAGCCGGGCCAGGGACACCGCAGCCAGAGCCCGCAGCAGCGCCGAGACCAGAGCCGTCACCGCCATGACCCGGTTCCGCGCCGCCTACCCACTGCTGACCAGGGACGTCGACGACGACATCGAATCGGCCGCCGAGTACCGCACGCTGCACAGCCGGCTCACCGCCGACGACCTGCCCCGGTTCGAACGCGAGTTCAAGCAGTACCTCAACACCAACACCATCCGCGACATCGCCACGTTCCACTCCAAGCTCAACGAGCAGCGTGACCTCATCCGCGACCGCATCGACGTCATCAACACCTCCCTCGTCGACATCGACTACAGCCCCGGCCGCTACATCCGCTTGCAATGCGACCCCAGTCCCAGCACTGACATCCGCGACTTCCGCACCGACCTGCGAGCCTGCACCGACGGTGCCCTGCAGCCCGACGACAGCGACACCTACTCCGAACAGAAGTTCCTCCAGGTCAAAGCCCTCATCGAACGCTTCCGGGGGCGAGAGGGGTTCAGTGAGGCCGACCGGGCCTGGTCGCGCAAGGTCACCGACGTCCGCAACTGGTTCGTGTTCACCGCCTCCGAGCGCTACCGCGAGGACGACACCGAGTACGAGACCTACAGCGACTCCGGTGGAAAATCCGGCGGCCAGAAGGAGAAACTCGCCTACACGATCCTCGCCGCTTCGCTGGCGTACCAGTTCCGCCTCGACAGCGGCCCCCGCCGGCGAAGACACGTTCCGCTTCGTCGTCATCGACGAAGCGTTCGGCCGCGGCTCGGAAGAATCCGCACGGTTCGCCCTGCGGCTGTTCCAACGCCTCGGCATGCAGATGCTCATCGTCACCCCTCTGCAGAAGATCCACGTCATCGAGCCGTTCGTCGCCGCCGTCGGATTCGTCGACAACCCCGACGGGTCCAGCTCTCGCCTGCAGAGCCTCACCATCGAGCAGTACCACGCCCGGCGCATCGCCCACCAGCAGACCCGCCACATCGCCGACCAGGTCCTCACATGAGCGCCACCCGGCAGTGGACGACCTACAGCGACGTCGTCGCTGCCCTGCGCAAACGGTGGACCACAGGAGACCTGTTGCGGCGCATCGCCGAAGGTACCCCGTGGGAGGCTGTCTGCATCCCTGTGCGCGGACCGTCGGCGGCTGAAATCGGCGCCGACTTCAGCCGAGCCCAGGACTGGGTCGCGCGGTGGGCCGCCAACCAGCGCCAGCTTCGGGTCGAATACCGCGCCGTGGGCGGACGCGCCATCGGCACCAACCGCATACCGCACCAAGCCTGGATCGACACACCCGAACAGGCATGGGCACTGCTCGACGTGGCCCGCCAAGCCGACCGGTTCCAGGAACTCGTCGAACTCACCGCCCGGCGGGCGCCCGCACTGGTCGCCCGGATGTCGGCCCACCCTCACCGGGTGCTCGACAACGAGCGGTGGTGGGCCCAACTGCTCGATACCGCCACCTGGATCAGCGAGCACGGCACACCTGACACCTACCCGCGGCAGGTCGACGTGCCCGGCGTCGACACCAAGTTCATCGAAGCCCACCGCACGGTGCTGTGCGACCTGCTCGACGCGTACCTGCCCGCCGACCGGGTCGACACGAGCCGGCCCCCGGCCGACTTCGCCGGACGCTACCGGCTGCGCCGCAAACCCTCCTACGTCCGGCTGCGCTACCTCGACCCGCGCCATCCTGGTCCGTACACCGAGATGACCGTCCGACTCGATGAACTCGCCGCCCACCCGCCGACCCAGATTCGGGTGTTCGTGGTGGAGAACGAGACCACCTACCTCGCCTTCCCCGCCGTCGGCGACGCGATAGCCGTCCTCGGTGGCGGATACGCGGCGTCAACCCTGCGCGCCCTCACATGGCTGCGCGACCGTGAACTGATCTACTGGGGCGACATCGACACCCACGGAATGCGAATCCTCCACCGGGTACGTGAGATCTTCCCGCACAGCCGGTCCATGCTCATGGACCGGGCCACGCTGCTCGCGCACCGCGATCACTGGGTCGTCGAGGACGTTCCGACGGCAGAGGCACTGCCGCATCTTGACGGCGACGAGGCGCGCCTCTATCAGGATCTTGTCGAGGATGCGTTCGGCGCGTCGATACGGCTGGAACAGGAACGAGTACGGTACTCAGCTCTCGCGGCAGCGGTCCGTCAGTGACGGATGTCGCCGCGCGCGTGGTATTTCACCGGTGTAGCTGGCCGCCCGCTACGAATACGTCGTCTCCGTTGCTTCGTCCGGCCGGTGCCGTCGCATGATGCTGCCTGGACCAGATCGGAGCATGCCACTATGGCAATAGTGTGGGGGGAATGCGAAGTTCGCGCCCTGGGCTCTGGTTCTATCCAAGTCTGACTTCTATTGTCGAGCGGTGCCGTCTGACCTGGGCCGTGACGGGTCGTGAAGTACCTATCGTCTCGGGGCATACGCGGGCTGTGGAGTTGCGGCATGATCGTCACCGTGATGCGACCCGCCGCCGACGATGCCGAACGACTCGAACTCCTGGCCCTGCGGGTTTGCGGGACAGCGCAGACCGCAGCATTGCCCCCTGATCTCCGGGTCGCGATCGCTGACCTGGCAGCGTTCCTGGCGCAAAACGACCAAGCTGCATCACCGCAGGTAGATCTGCCCGACAGGGTCAGTATCGACCTGCTCTTCGAAGCCGCGATGCGGACACCGGACCTGCTGCGCAGCTCCGCCCTTGCCCCCCTGCTGCCTTACTCGACTCCGCAGCAAGTCGCCGATCTGCTGGATCATGCGCGAGGGCTCGCCGATACCGACGCGCGTAGCCGGCTCCTCAGCGTTCTGGCGCCGTACCTCGACGCAGATCAGGCAGGCCAAGGGCTCGCTATGACCGCCGACATCGTCGTCCGCGGACAGCTCATCCACTGTTTGACGGCTCTCCTGCCCCGCCTGGCACCCGCACCCAGGTCGGAGGCGATGGCCAGAATGCTGCATCTCCTGAGCGAACTGCTACACCTGATGAGAGAAGTCGGAACCCACGACTCGCAGCTGTTCTGGACACTCGCACCCCACCTGCGCTTGCCGGAGATGGAGGCGGCACTGGTCGTCGTCCACGACATGACCACACCGGTTGAGCGGGTGTCGATGCTGGCCCTGGTCGGAGAGCACCTCACCCCGGCGCAGCGCGACCACGTACTTTCCGACATGAACCACGTCGACGACGGCAACCTGATCGCACATAGGCTGTCCAGCTTGGCCCCATGGCTCGACGAGCGTCAGATGACCACAGCCCGCAGCATCGCCGAAGGAATCAGCGACCCCGGCTGCCGGGTGAGAGCACTGACAGGGTTGGTCCCGCACCTTCCACCGCAGCAGCAGTCAGGCGCCATCGCGTCGGCCGCTGCCGCAGCCCGGACGGCTGGCGCCGACGACAGCATCGCCATCATCGCGTTGCCGCAGCTGGTGGAGATGCTCGATCACGAGCAGCTGGGAGTGCTGTTGTCCGCCGTTCCCTCTGCCCGCTGGGAGAACACCCAGGCTTACCAGATCGGGCTGCTCGCGCCGCATCTGGCGCCCCGGCAACTCGACACCGCGCTCGCCATCGCAGGAGGCCTCGGCGATCCTTCGTGCCGGGTCACAGCGTTGGCCAGCCTGCTGCCGCACCTGGCAGCCGAACACCGCGAGCCGGCCGCAGCTGCGGCCCTCGCTGCGGTGACAGCGGTCTCCTTCCCATGGGACTCCCTCATCGGCATCGCGGCCTGGCTCACCCGAGACCAACTCGACACCGCCACCGACATCGTTGCGGGCATGGACGACGCGTACCGCGGCACCGCGCTCGCCGGACTCATCGCGCACCTGGACGCTGCGCAATCGGACAGGGCGCTCGGCATGGCGATGAGTATCAACGATGAACACTCCCGGGCTGAGGCCTTCGTCGCCCTCGCGGGACACGTTCATTCCGATTCTCTGGTCCTGATCACAGCAGCGGCTGCCGAACTCGAGGACCTGGAGCTGCGAATCGACACCACCATCGCGATAGCGCCTCACATCGCGCCGGCCGCGCGGGACGAGGCTATATCCAGCGCCGTCAGCTGGGCGCGCACCGTCAACGATCCGGGTACGCGGGCCAAGGCCCTCATCCTGCTGGCAGAGCACCTTCGCGACGATCACCGGCGAACGACTCTCGTCGACGCGTTCGTCACGGCGGACGCCGTTGAGGAAGATCTTGAGCGCTTGATGCTGCTCAAGGGGATCATTCCGCGAGTCCTCACGGACTGAGGTGAGTAGGGTCGTGCGGCGGTAGTGCATATGTGCCCGGGGCGTGTCGGGCGATCGGGCAACCGCTGCCACACATGGAATCGACCGTGACGTAGACGGCCTGTGGCTGCTGCAGCCCCATGGGCCCGTCGCCGACCCGGGCGGTAGGTGTGCGCCGAGGTAGGCGATGGGGCACCACAAATCGAACGTGCGTACGAATCAAGCCGAATTGCTCTTGCGGCGAACCGTAGTGGATCACTAGCGTACGTGCCGCGGAGCCACCACCTGCTCCGAGTCGAGTCCGATGTGGCTTCCTGTCGCCTCGGTTAGCGGGGAGAACCATTTCATGGATTTTGCGCTGCGCCATGCCCTTTTTCAGGCTCCGTGGTCTCTGTTAGGTGGCTCGTTGTAGCTAACCTCGGTGTCTCGATCTTGCTCTTGCCGGGTCTACCTTGTCGGCACGGGGAGTTTGGGTGTCTGGTCGTCTTACTACTGCGCGTCGTGTGCTTTCTGGCCACCGTGTGGTTGTGTCGTTTGTCGCGGTGGCGCTCCTGGCCGGTGTGGTGCGGAGGAGGGCCTGAACATAGGCAAGAGCGTCCTTGGTGCAGCGGGAGTGAATTTCGGATGAGCGGCTTTCGTGAACTAGTCGAGACTGACCTAGCGTCGCTCGTGGCATGGCTTAATTCTGATTGTGCTCAAGTTGCCCAGTTCCAGCCAAGTCAATGGCTTGCACTGGTGGAGCTGGTTACTGCGAAAATGACAGATGTAGTAGTGCATCCCGATGTCGATTGGCGTCACCTATCTGATGCCTACTATCGTAGTCTTTCCATGGCGAAGGAATCGGGCGTTTTAAGTGACTCTGATTCGGTAGTCAGATCGCTGAATTTGACTTCAGTTCTACTGAGGCGAGCGGGTGCCGAAGAATCCGTGCGAATTCTCAATCCGAAAACGGCCATCGAGTTGTTCTTCCAATATGTTCCTCTAACCTTGGTCGAGGCAAGGAGATTGGCAGATGATTGGCGAGGAATAGACATGCAGTATATTCGCGTTCTCAGGGTGGTGAAGAATCTGCTGACCCCCACTTTGAGAATCCGGCTCTTCGTCGGCGATGAACAAGTCCTTTCCGTGTTGAGTGACTGGGAAGCCGTATATCTAAAGCTCCCGTAAGATCGGTTTTGCTTCCTTTCACATACCCGCCCGTGCCATCATGGTTGGTTGATTCACCTAAATGTATGACAGCGACATCGGCAACTGGTTCCCTATCTTGCAGGATGTGTGAGTCGAAGGAGATTAGTTCGGTATGAGCGAAGGTTACGTGCCGCCCATTCGCCTTGGCCCCGACGTCGCGCGGGCGTGGAGCTTGGGGCCGACTGGTGATGCAATCTGGGATGAGTTCCCCGAGGTGCGTCCCGCGATGAAACAGCTCATCTGCGAGGGAATCGAATATTCAATCAATGCCAATAAGGCGTTGGCACCAGTGGAACCGTATGCGTTCT
It contains:
- a CDS encoding dihydrofolate reductase family protein, which translates into the protein MGKVITGATMSLDGYIAGPNESGFDLLFQWYGNGGVELPSASPTVPPSHVSAASAELVTREYASIGCLVVGRHLYDLTNAWGGHHPLDVTTVVLTHQRPVDRPDDDDDFVFVTDGIEAAVAKARQIAGEKNVVFNGGQIARQCLEAWLLDEVGIDLAPVLLGSGTPLFAGLGAVPAQLAGPFTVVQGTEVTHLRYHVRKE
- a CDS encoding DUF3375 domain-containing protein codes for the protein MEFDDLEALHRNSAAWRLLRADNAPMILSFLASVFLDTNTGAVAAPEITGRLDDTLAVLNERHPVARYPRTAKEYLDEWSKPEVGWLRRYYPPGSDVVHFDATPAVVKALGWASSLVAQPFVGTESRLYIAVDLLRQMAFGAEEDAEARLGELYRRRSEIDAEIARVQSGDIAVMDPAAQRDRYQQFSTTARGLLVDFREVEANFRALDRQLRERVALWDGSKGALLDEVLGDRSSIADSDEGRSFHAFYDFLLSERRQREFAELLAAVQALPAIAETDPRMRRVHYDWLDAAARTQATVRQLSEQLRRFLDDQVWLENRRVMDILRSIETHALRLRGRSDVDIVTAIDGVVPAIALPMERPLYRLRAKAALDSTPTGTGGADVDVSALFEQVYVDPAPLREHVVRALARRSQVMLGDLLAERPVERGLAELVAYLSLHGPEFEIVFDEAYQEHVEWVDEGGVRRLATLPRVTFLRSAELAAR
- a CDS encoding DUF4194 domain-containing protein, coding for MSARPHETAPDLSVAVTQLMKGVVYRDTHEVAWRHLLALQPQVRDHVAVVGLQVVVDDAEGYAFLRSRPDSGDGDEPAIPRLIARRQLSLHLSILLALLRKRLAEFDARAADTRLVLTRAQIIDTVTVFMSNTKSDARVVDQIDANIAKAVDLGFLRRMGDAEGSVEVRRILKAFVDAQWLSDFDARLAAYAQEFADPDGGGGNE
- a CDS encoding Wadjet anti-phage system protein JetD domain-containing protein, with amino-acid sequence MSSGVEPADRQLGWRLHRLEVRNWGTFDERVWSLALDGASGLLTGDIGSGKSTLVDAVTTLLLPAHRISYNKAAGAETRERNLRSYVLGFHKSERNEDTGTSRPVALRRASTFSVILGVFARGGASVSVAQVFWLHDGNTGQPDRLYLVADRPLGIEADFMEFGTDIGALRKRLRAGGARVHDHFPDYGRDYRKRLGIASEQAMELFHQTVSMKAVENLNEFVRSHMLEPFDSDSWIRQLIDHFDDLSRAHEAVVAARAQLEALQPLLRLCADYDKHGDLVARAERRLAALPYFCAQGRAQAWSGLIGGHRQDLEAAQARLGEVAAELVALRTEQRRLDLERAGHGGNRLAEIDREVVDAEQSRQERRRSFDRYHTLLKEVELAAVGSSEAFAARRRQIDDYGRAVEAGLAENAARQGDAVGALKEVEGEIKEVNADLMSLRARPTNLPRQSLELRGRLCAELKLDEDLLPFVGELIQVRPDALEWEGAAERVLGGFALSMLVPQAHYGAVSDWIDSRHLGGRLVYYRIPPRVSTVPAVPADPRLLLAKLDLREGPMRDWLSAELGRWATYECVDSMEEFRRAERAVTRAGQVKGDRGRHVKDDRRRIDDRSTFVLGWTNQQKIDLLLARAVRLTEEVKTARAEAVRLAEVGRQLVGRSNQVARLQEYGDFTALDWQSMVNRINDLEAERAALVAKDGELRRLSDRLDEIGAKITECEQEKSRCDRARGSAGQALAQAEQALAREQELLADPVSATAQDTFADLAELTDGDPATVEDFTRLETHLRDLLSRARDTAARARSSAETRAVTAMTRFRAAYPLLTRDVDDDIESAAEYRTLHSRLTADDLPRFEREFKQYLNTNTIRDIATFHSKLNEQRDLIRDRIDVINTSLVDIDYSPGRYIRLQCDPSPSTDIRDFRTDLRACTDGALQPDDSDTYSEQKFLQVKALIERFRGREGFSEADRAWSRKVTDVRNWFVFTASERYREDDTEYETYSDSGGKSGGQKEKLAYTILAASLAYQFRLDSGPRRRRHVPLRRHRRSVRPRLGRIRTVRPAAVPTPRHADAHRHPSAEDPRHRAVRRRRRIRRQPRRVQLSPAEPHHRAVPRPAHRPPADPPHRRPGPHMSATRQWTTYSDVVAALRKRWTTGDLLRRIAEGTPWEAVCIPVRGPSAAEIGADFSRAQDWVARWAANQRQLRVEYRAVGGRAIGTNRIPHQAWIDTPEQAWALLDVARQADRFQELVELTARRAPALVARMSAHPHRVLDNERWWAQLLDTATWISEHGTPDTYPRQVDVPGVDTKFIEAHRTVLCDLLDAYLPADRVDTSRPPADFAGRYRLRRKPSYVRLRYLDPRHPGPYTEMTVRLDELAAHPPTQIRVFVVENETTYLAFPAVGDAIAVLGGGYAASTLRALTWLRDRELIYWGDIDTHGMRILHRVREIFPHSRSMLMDRATLLAHRDHWVVEDVPTAEALPHLDGDEARLYQDLVEDAFGASIRLEQERVRYSALAAAVRQ